One stretch of Miscanthus floridulus cultivar M001 chromosome 18, ASM1932011v1, whole genome shotgun sequence DNA includes these proteins:
- the LOC136520920 gene encoding probable inositol oxygenase, producing the protein MTITIEQPQLDVVPERKVPAGGDPAELVLDAGFVVPDANAFGNTFRNYDAESERKQTVEEFYRVNHISQTYEFVSRMRAEYGRLDMTEMGIWECIELLNEFIDDSDPDLDMPQIEHLLQTAEAIRKDYPDEDWLHLTGLIHDLGKVLLHPSCGELPQWAVVGDTFPVGCAYDECNVHFKYFQENPDYHNPKLNTKLGVYSEGCGLDNVLMSWGHDDYMYLVAKENKCTLPSAGLFIIRYHSFYPLHKHGAYMHLMNEEDKENLKWLHVFNKYDLYSKSNVRIDVEKVKPYYMSLIDKYFPAKLRW; encoded by the exons ATGACGATCACCATTGAACAACCTCAGCTCG atgtggtgccggagaggaaggtCCCCGCCGGCGGCGACCCCGCGGAGCTGGTGCTCGACGCCGGCTTCGTCGTGCCGGACGCCAACGCCTTCGGCAATACCTTCAG GAACTACGACGCGGAGTCGGAGCGGAAGCAGACGGTGGAGGAGTTCTACCGGGTGAACCACATCAGCCAGACGTACGAGTTCGTGTCGCGGATGCGGGCCGAGTACGGGCGGCTAGACATGACGGAGATGGGCATCTGGGAGTGCATCGAGCTGCTCAACGAGTTCATCGACGACAGCGACCCGGACCTGGACATGCCCCAGATCGAGCACCTCCTCCAGACCGCCGAGGCCATCCGCAAGGACTACCCCGACGAGGACTGGCTCCACCTCACAGGCCTCATCCACG ACCTGGGCAAGGTGCTGCTGCACCCAAGCTGTGGGGAGCTCCCTCAGTGGGCTGTCGTCG GTGACACCTTCCCCGTCGGCTGCGCATACGACGAGTGCAACGTCCACTTCAAG TACTTCCAGGAGAACCCTGACTACCACAACCCCAAGCTCAACACCAAGCTGGGGGTCTACTCCGAGGGCTGCGGCCTCGACAACGTGCTCATGTCATGGGGCCATGACGACTACATGTACCTG GTGGCCAAGGAGAACAAGTGCACCCTTCCTTCCGCGGGGCTGTTCATCATCAGATACCACTCGTTCTACC CCCTGCACAAGCATGGAGCCTACATGCACCTGATGAACGAAGAGGACAAGGAGAACCTCAAGTGGCTGCATGTGTTCAA CAAGTATGACCTGTACAGCAAGAGCAACGTCAGGATCGACGTGGAGAAGGTGAAGCCCTACTACATGTCCCTAATCGACAAG TACTTCCCGGCCAAGCTAAGATGGTGA
- the LOC136520921 gene encoding uncharacterized protein, giving the protein MQEQAHEATLVNTHRSSARPSSAHNSTILLLDEVTSTLDSDSEKLRQEALDRFVIGCTNLVIAHRLVVLEPEVVAGKRLERLEVAECELDVGVQLARAQHRGVDGVLAPAHGEHP; this is encoded by the coding sequence ATGCAGGAGCAGGCGCACGAGGCGACGCTCGTCAACACCCACCGCAGCAGCGCCAGGCCCTCCAGTGCCCACAACTCCACCATCCTGCTGCTGGACGAGGTCACCAGCACGCTTGACTCCGACTCAGAGAAGCTCAGGCAGGAGGCGCTGGACCGCTTTGTGATCGGGTGCACCAACCTGGTGATCGCGCACAGGCTCGTGGTCCTTGAGCCCGAGGTAGTTGCTGGCAAACGCCTTGAACGCCTCGAAGTCGCAGAGTGTGAACTGGATGTGGGCGTCCAGCTAGCCCGAGCGCAGCACCGCGGCGTCGATGGCGTCCTTGCCCCCGCGCATGGTGAACACCCATGA